One part of the Mycolicibacterium aromaticivorans JS19b1 = JCM 16368 genome encodes these proteins:
- a CDS encoding phytanoyl-CoA dioxygenase family protein → MTSTLTVTDLLANEGIADVTGLWPVDMVEDWNRRLDPIFAGTDGERRSYASADALAETGIFAELFSAPARQLIAGIHPSALLYHCHSYEIAANQGRPHIHRDKPLGWHRDTETIRSYTPDFPSFISIFILLSPVGADDGAFEFYPHRPNNGMRAGGDAVQLVGPVGTAAMWNRSYFHRASPNRGSVRRRVLKISFQPAGLPNDRIGLPEFTDARAHLSDPALLALIDANRVGTTTPLTDRGDIPAGTPLPPTTKNELSRTQAAYIRAQTVGFRALAAAGVV, encoded by the coding sequence GTGACGTCGACACTGACTGTGACGGACCTGCTGGCAAACGAGGGCATCGCCGATGTCACCGGACTGTGGCCCGTCGATATGGTCGAAGACTGGAATCGTCGCCTCGACCCGATCTTTGCTGGAACCGACGGTGAGCGACGGTCGTACGCGAGTGCCGATGCCTTGGCCGAAACCGGGATCTTCGCCGAACTGTTCAGTGCGCCGGCGCGTCAGCTCATCGCCGGGATCCACCCGTCGGCCCTGCTGTACCACTGCCACAGCTATGAGATCGCCGCCAACCAGGGTCGGCCGCACATCCACCGCGACAAGCCGCTGGGCTGGCACCGCGACACCGAGACGATTCGGTCCTACACCCCCGACTTCCCGTCTTTCATCAGCATTTTCATCCTCCTGTCGCCGGTCGGCGCCGACGACGGCGCATTCGAGTTCTATCCGCACCGGCCCAACAACGGGATGCGCGCCGGCGGTGACGCGGTACAGCTGGTCGGCCCGGTCGGCACCGCCGCGATGTGGAACCGCTCCTACTTCCACCGCGCCTCGCCGAACCGCGGTTCGGTGCGCCGCCGCGTGCTGAAGATCTCGTTCCAGCCCGCGGGCCTGCCGAACGACCGAATCGGGCTGCCCGAGTTCACCGACGCCCGCGCGCACCTGAGCGATCCGGCGCTGCTGGCCCTGATCGACGCGAACCGGGTGGGCACCACCACCCCGCTGACCGACCGCGGTGACATCCCGGCCGGCACCCCGCTGCCCCCGACGACGAAGAACGAACTGTCCCGGACCCAGGCGGCCTACATCCGCGCCCAGACCGTCGGTTTCCGGGCACTGGCCGCCGCGGGCGTTGTGTGA
- the upp gene encoding uracil phosphoribosyltransferase: MDVCVIDHPLARARLTTLRDERTDNAAFRSALRDLTHMLVYEATRDAACAETTVRTPIAETAGSRLASPPLLVPVLRAGLGMVDQAHALIPEAKVGFVGVARNETTHQPTPYLESLPDDLSAQPVMVLDPMLATGGSMAHTIGLLHQRGARDITLVCVVCAPEGIAAVAKVAPSARLFTATIDDGLNDVAYIVPGLGDAGDRQFGPR, translated from the coding sequence ATGGATGTGTGCGTCATCGACCACCCGCTGGCCAGAGCACGGCTGACCACCCTGCGTGATGAGCGCACCGACAACGCGGCCTTCCGGTCCGCGCTGCGCGACCTGACCCACATGCTGGTCTATGAAGCCACCCGCGACGCGGCGTGCGCCGAGACCACCGTCCGCACTCCCATCGCCGAAACGGCCGGCTCACGGCTGGCCTCCCCGCCGCTGCTGGTGCCGGTGCTGCGGGCCGGGCTGGGGATGGTCGACCAGGCGCACGCACTGATCCCCGAAGCGAAGGTGGGTTTCGTCGGGGTGGCCCGAAACGAGACCACGCATCAGCCGACGCCGTATTTGGAGTCGCTGCCGGATGACCTCAGCGCCCAACCGGTCATGGTGCTCGACCCGATGCTGGCGACCGGCGGCTCGATGGCGCACACCATCGGGCTGCTGCACCAGCGCGGCGCGCGTGACATCACCCTGGTGTGTGTGGTCTGCGCACCGGAAGGCATTGCGGCAGTGGCGAAAGTCGCGCCCTCGGCGCGGCTGTTCACCGCGACCATCGACGACGGCCTCAACGATGTCGCCTACATCGTGCCCGGTCTCGGCGATGCCGGTGACCGCCAGTTCGGCCCGCGCTGA
- a CDS encoding MarR family winged helix-turn-helix transcriptional regulator, which yields MTVSIAPPVAATELREAMMALARQLRRHRPDNGLTLSQLELLGDVSRAGVTTPAEIAARLQVRVQSLTDGINELESRGLLSRRPDDADRRRQLVELTGDGLELLSRDRAQRDAWLQDMMRSQLSELEFNLLMLTAPVLRKLAS from the coding sequence ATGACCGTAAGCATCGCACCGCCGGTAGCGGCCACCGAGCTGCGGGAGGCCATGATGGCGCTGGCCCGTCAGCTTCGCAGGCATCGCCCCGACAACGGGCTGACGCTCAGCCAGCTCGAGCTTCTCGGCGACGTGAGCCGCGCGGGGGTGACCACGCCCGCCGAGATCGCCGCCCGCCTGCAGGTTCGGGTGCAGTCATTGACCGACGGCATCAACGAGCTCGAGTCGCGCGGACTGCTGTCCCGCCGCCCGGACGACGCCGACCGCCGCCGACAGCTCGTCGAGCTCACCGGGGACGGATTGGAGCTGCTGTCGCGCGACCGGGCCCAGCGCGACGCGTGGCTGCAGGACATGATGCGTAGCCAGCTCTCCGAGCTGGAGTTCAATCTGTTGATGCTCACCGCACCGGTCCTGCGCAAGCTCGCCTCGTGA
- a CDS encoding class I SAM-dependent methyltransferase, translated as MSRVHIPKLGIIAALRQKTDYKRWADTRNLYSDWEPRTKRAAELIPAGSRVIEFGAGTRTLEKHLDPSCSYTPSDLVDRGPGTLVCDLNERPLPNLGTDTYDVAVIMGVLEYLRDVPSVLDWLSAFVPRVVISYGCPDSNDQFRRTKLGAVDRISRGWLNSYLEEDIRTLFRDRGYVSLHEENWANVDGYQHRLFVFATQ; from the coding sequence GTGAGCCGCGTCCACATCCCGAAGTTGGGGATCATCGCCGCACTGCGGCAGAAGACCGACTACAAGCGATGGGCCGACACCCGGAACCTCTACTCGGACTGGGAACCCCGCACGAAGCGGGCCGCCGAACTGATCCCGGCAGGCAGTCGGGTGATCGAATTCGGTGCCGGCACCCGAACCCTCGAGAAGCACCTCGATCCGTCGTGCAGCTACACCCCGTCGGATCTCGTCGATCGGGGCCCCGGGACGCTGGTGTGCGACCTGAACGAACGCCCACTGCCCAACTTGGGCACCGACACCTACGACGTCGCGGTGATCATGGGCGTCCTGGAGTACCTGCGCGACGTGCCGTCGGTGCTCGACTGGCTGTCCGCTTTCGTGCCGCGGGTCGTCATTTCCTACGGCTGCCCGGACAGCAATGACCAGTTCCGTCGCACCAAGCTCGGAGCGGTCGATCGGATCAGCCGCGGCTGGCTGAACAGCTACCTGGAAGAAGACATCCGCACGCTGTTCCGGGACCGCGGCTACGTCAGCTTGCACGAAGAGAACTGGGCAAACGTCGACGGGTACCAGCACCGGCTGTTCGTCTTCGCCACGCAGTAG
- a CDS encoding PE-PPE domain-containing protein, producing MRLAARSAAVAAATLAAFLSLILLSTSTAALKLLASGATVLVMGGTGHSLSPAEDTDQYVQDYIAGAVGNYVAPASTLGTGVPGGPYNTVAVITPEQSTPNNGTLTFDQSVALGRQNLDNCIKATSCSYNGQVGSVAPAAGDTFVVYGFSQSSTISTLEKRALAAEYAPGTGPDVSFVLTANGNRPNGGFLARGPEGVTIPVGLPFGGSTFNGSTPTDTQYATTDIAAQYDGWSDFPVNPLNLLAVANAMMGVDSLHLAGIYQDTSLTDPGVIDQGQYGDTHYYLISTPVLPLLMPLEKLGPLGHAFADTLDAPLRVIIESSYDRTTSPGVPTSWNVTYLPNPVTFARNLVVSIPTGWDNGIQDLTGKRPFGTTRPGPYGVGGPDVTYTTPDTTTDSSSAAAATETTAVAATEPTVTKATAGFKPHTTATTTATATIETTLKTAAAAAATGGKDTSSKDTSSKSTATKSSQSSQSPSSSNSTHNNGVGGSKRAKASAGSSS from the coding sequence ATGCGACTGGCAGCTCGCAGCGCGGCGGTGGCGGCGGCCACCCTGGCAGCATTCTTGTCCTTGATTCTCCTGTCGACATCGACAGCGGCCCTCAAGCTTCTCGCAAGTGGTGCAACGGTTCTCGTGATGGGCGGAACCGGGCACTCGTTGTCTCCGGCCGAGGACACCGATCAGTACGTACAGGACTACATTGCCGGCGCGGTCGGCAACTACGTCGCGCCCGCATCGACGCTCGGCACCGGCGTCCCCGGCGGCCCGTACAACACGGTCGCCGTCATCACCCCGGAACAGTCCACGCCGAACAACGGCACGTTGACGTTCGATCAGTCGGTGGCGCTGGGCAGGCAGAATCTCGACAACTGCATCAAGGCCACGTCCTGCAGCTACAACGGCCAGGTGGGATCCGTCGCGCCGGCTGCCGGCGACACGTTCGTCGTGTACGGCTTCTCGCAGAGCTCGACGATCTCGACGCTCGAAAAGCGGGCGCTGGCAGCCGAATACGCACCCGGCACGGGCCCCGACGTCAGCTTCGTGCTGACCGCCAACGGCAACCGCCCGAACGGTGGATTCCTCGCCCGCGGGCCCGAGGGCGTCACGATCCCGGTCGGCCTGCCGTTCGGCGGGTCGACGTTCAACGGATCCACCCCGACCGACACCCAGTACGCCACGACCGACATCGCCGCCCAATACGACGGCTGGTCGGATTTCCCGGTGAACCCGTTGAACCTTTTGGCGGTCGCCAACGCGATGATGGGCGTCGACTCCCTGCACCTCGCCGGCATCTACCAGGACACCAGCCTCACCGACCCGGGCGTGATCGATCAGGGCCAGTACGGCGACACGCACTACTACCTGATCTCCACCCCGGTGCTTCCGCTGCTGATGCCGCTGGAGAAGCTCGGGCCGCTGGGCCATGCGTTCGCCGACACCTTGGACGCTCCGCTGCGGGTGATCATCGAGTCGTCATACGACCGCACCACCAGCCCGGGTGTACCGACGTCATGGAACGTCACGTACCTCCCCAACCCGGTGACATTCGCCCGCAACCTGGTCGTGTCGATCCCCACCGGCTGGGACAACGGCATTCAGGACCTCACCGGCAAGCGCCCGTTCGGGACGACCCGGCCCGGGCCGTACGGCGTCGGCGGTCCCGACGTCACCTACACCACCCCGGATACCACCACCGACTCGTCGAGTGCGGCGGCAGCCACTGAGACGACCGCGGTGGCTGCCACCGAGCCGACCGTGACGAAGGCGACGGCGGGCTTCAAACCGCACACCACGGCCACCACGACGGCGACGGCGACGATCGAGACGACGCTGAAGACCGCGGCCGCTGCGGCCGCGACCGGAGGCAAGGACACGTCGTCCAAGGACACATCGTCGAAGTCGACAGCGACAAAGTCCTCGCAGTCCTCGCAGTCCCCGAGCTCGTCGAACTCCACCCACAACAACGGTGTCGGCGGCTCCAAGCGCGCGAAGGCGAGCGCCGGGTCCAGCAGCTAG
- a CDS encoding purine-nucleoside phosphorylase — protein MAVSPDAEHAAAVIAEHSGVPRHDVAVVLGSGWAPAAAALGTPVAEIPMSTIPGFTPPSALGHRGRVLSVPSGSHNVLVLLGRIHAYEGHDLRTIVHPVRTARAAGAQVVVLTNAAGGLRPEYQVGQPVLIADHLNLTARSPMVGAQFVDLVDAYSPRLRALAREVDPSLAEGVYAGVPGPHYETPAEIRMLRTLGADLVGMSTVHETIAARAAGAEVLGLSLVTNLAAGMTGEPLSHDDVLAAGRASATAMGSLLASVLARL, from the coding sequence CTGGCTGTGAGTCCAGACGCCGAGCATGCCGCAGCGGTGATCGCCGAGCACAGCGGCGTACCCCGGCACGACGTCGCCGTGGTCCTCGGATCGGGGTGGGCGCCGGCAGCTGCGGCGCTGGGAACGCCCGTCGCCGAGATCCCGATGTCGACGATCCCCGGCTTCACGCCGCCGTCGGCGCTGGGCCATCGCGGCCGGGTGCTGTCGGTGCCGTCGGGTTCACACAACGTGCTGGTGCTGCTGGGCCGCATCCACGCCTACGAGGGTCATGACCTGCGCACGATCGTCCATCCCGTGCGCACGGCACGGGCGGCGGGCGCCCAGGTCGTGGTGTTGACCAACGCCGCGGGCGGGCTGCGACCCGAGTATCAGGTCGGCCAGCCGGTGCTGATCGCCGACCATCTGAACCTCACCGCCCGTTCACCGATGGTCGGGGCGCAGTTCGTCGACCTGGTGGACGCATACTCCCCGCGGCTGCGCGCGCTGGCCCGCGAGGTCGACCCGAGCCTCGCCGAGGGCGTGTACGCCGGGGTGCCCGGTCCGCATTACGAGACGCCCGCCGAGATCCGGATGCTGCGGACGCTGGGTGCCGACCTGGTCGGGATGTCGACGGTGCACGAGACGATCGCCGCACGGGCGGCCGGCGCCGAGGTGCTGGGGCTGTCGCTGGTGACGAACCTGGCCGCCGGGATGACCGGCGAGCCGCTCAGTCACGACGACGTTCTGGCCGCCGGCCGCGCGTCGGCCACCGCGATGGGCTCGCTACTGGCATCGGTGCTGGCGCGTCTGTAG
- a CDS encoding YdcF family protein: MGRVRRALAILATAGVSIAAILAVTGYFLFTRPHADPLSKADAIVVLGGDDDGRWEYGLQLARQGYASTVLLSNAYSDRPAVLSDFRQACAASTGSITVLCFIPDPFTTRGEAMYVARLAEQHNWSHVIVVSWNYHMVRARYVFHQCFHGDVIMRPVPRSYDFMLWRWAKEYAYQYGALVKALLVGCDSV, from the coding sequence GTGGGGAGGGTGCGCCGCGCACTGGCGATTCTGGCGACGGCCGGTGTATCTATTGCCGCCATCCTGGCCGTCACGGGGTACTTCTTGTTCACCCGCCCGCACGCGGACCCGCTGTCCAAAGCCGACGCGATTGTCGTACTCGGCGGCGACGACGACGGCCGCTGGGAGTACGGCCTGCAGCTGGCCAGGCAGGGTTACGCCAGCACGGTGCTGCTGTCCAACGCCTACTCGGACCGGCCGGCCGTGCTGTCCGACTTCCGGCAGGCGTGTGCGGCCAGTACCGGCAGCATCACCGTTCTGTGCTTCATCCCCGACCCGTTCACCACTCGCGGCGAGGCAATGTATGTGGCTCGGCTTGCCGAGCAACACAACTGGAGCCACGTGATCGTGGTGTCGTGGAACTACCACATGGTGCGCGCCCGCTACGTCTTTCATCAGTGCTTCCACGGCGACGTGATCATGCGTCCGGTGCCGCGGTCCTATGACTTCATGCTGTGGCGGTGGGCGAAGGAGTACGCCTACCAGTACGGCGCGTTGGTCAAGGCGTTGCTTGTTGGCTGCGATTCGGTCTGA
- a CDS encoding M20 family metallopeptidase codes for MPTATASTRVEDVVAARGGDLIALSHAIHAEPELAFDEHRSCAKAQALVAERGFEITAAAGGLDTAFRADFGSGPLVIGICAEYDALPGIGHACGHNIIAASAVGTALALAEVADELGLTVALIGTPAEESGGGKALLIEAGVFDDVAAAVMLHPGPIDIAAARSLALSEVIVTYTGRESHAAVAPHLGVNAADAVTVAQVAIGLLRQQMAPGQLTHGIVTEGGSATNIIPGRARLQYTMRAPATESLQELEARMRGCFAAGAVATGCEHEIAEAAPPYAELTPDRWLAEVFRDEMITMGRTPVPAEVEAAMPLGSTDMGNVTQLLPGIHPVVGIESGGAVIHQPGFTVAAAGPSGDRAVTEGAIMLARSVVRLAQTTAERDRVLELRDRRGVRA; via the coding sequence ATGCCCACAGCCACAGCGTCGACCCGCGTCGAAGACGTGGTCGCGGCTCGTGGTGGCGATTTGATCGCGCTCTCGCACGCCATCCACGCCGAGCCCGAACTCGCCTTCGACGAGCACCGCAGTTGCGCCAAGGCGCAGGCGCTGGTGGCCGAGCGCGGGTTCGAGATCACCGCGGCGGCGGGCGGATTGGACACCGCGTTCCGCGCCGATTTCGGGTCGGGACCACTGGTGATCGGGATCTGCGCCGAGTACGACGCGCTGCCCGGTATCGGCCACGCGTGTGGCCACAACATCATCGCGGCGTCCGCGGTCGGCACCGCCCTGGCGCTGGCCGAGGTGGCCGACGAACTCGGGCTCACCGTCGCCCTGATCGGCACTCCCGCCGAAGAGTCCGGCGGGGGCAAGGCCCTTTTGATCGAGGCCGGGGTGTTCGACGACGTCGCCGCGGCCGTCATGTTGCATCCGGGGCCGATCGATATCGCCGCGGCGCGCTCGCTGGCGCTCTCCGAGGTGATCGTCACCTACACCGGCCGGGAGTCGCACGCGGCCGTCGCGCCGCATCTGGGTGTCAACGCCGCCGACGCGGTGACCGTCGCGCAGGTGGCGATCGGCTTGCTGCGCCAGCAGATGGCGCCCGGTCAGCTCACCCACGGCATCGTCACCGAAGGCGGGTCGGCGACGAACATCATCCCCGGCCGGGCCCGGTTGCAGTACACGATGCGGGCGCCCGCCACCGAATCGCTGCAGGAATTGGAGGCCAGGATGCGCGGCTGTTTCGCGGCCGGTGCGGTCGCGACCGGATGCGAGCACGAGATCGCTGAAGCCGCGCCGCCGTACGCCGAGCTGACCCCGGATCGGTGGCTGGCCGAGGTGTTCCGCGACGAGATGATCACGATGGGACGCACACCGGTGCCCGCCGAGGTGGAGGCCGCCATGCCACTGGGGAGCACCGATATGGGCAATGTGACGCAGCTGCTTCCGGGCATCCACCCGGTGGTCGGCATCGAATCCGGCGGCGCGGTGATCCACCAGCCCGGCTTCACCGTCGCGGCGGCAGGCCCGAGCGGCGACCGTGCCGTCACCGAGGGCGCAATCATGTTGGCGCGCAGCGTCGTTCGGTTGGCGCAGACCACCGCCGAGCGCGATCGGGTGCTGGAGCTGCGGGATCGTCGGGGGGTGCGGGCATGA
- a CDS encoding AbrB family transcriptional regulator, which produces MRWMLLVIVTIGVTVPLDRFGVPSAALFAALLVGIVLAIARLAPTSVPRRAGLAAQGVLGVYIGTMVHSDALSALGPNWPAVLGVGVITLLLSIGAGALLGLHRDISALTGALALVAGGASGLVAIARELGGDDRVVAVVQYLRVAVITASMPVVVTLVYHAERSANAAQDTQSHSAPWYLSLAMIVALVVVGALAGRLARLPGSGLLGPMAVTIVVELSGVSFGLAVPAVLVSVSYMLIGWQAGVAFTRESLRAIERLLPTALGLIVLLNVATAGLGVALSTITGVSLLDGYLATSPGGIYAVLATAVETGSDVTFIIAAQVLRVLLMLFAAPMLARGFLRLAYRRASTDASSEPIAVADARPAARTSS; this is translated from the coding sequence ATGCGGTGGATGTTGCTGGTGATCGTCACGATCGGGGTCACCGTGCCATTGGACCGCTTCGGCGTGCCGTCCGCCGCGCTGTTCGCCGCCCTGCTGGTCGGCATCGTGCTGGCGATCGCCCGGTTGGCTCCCACGAGCGTGCCGCGCCGCGCGGGCCTGGCCGCCCAGGGCGTGCTCGGGGTCTACATCGGCACCATGGTGCACTCCGACGCGCTGTCGGCCCTTGGGCCGAACTGGCCTGCGGTCCTGGGGGTCGGCGTGATCACGCTGCTTCTCAGCATCGGCGCCGGCGCACTACTCGGCCTGCACCGTGACATCAGCGCTCTGACCGGCGCGCTGGCCCTGGTCGCCGGGGGAGCGTCGGGACTTGTGGCGATCGCGCGCGAACTCGGCGGCGACGATCGTGTCGTCGCCGTCGTCCAGTATCTGCGCGTCGCGGTGATCACCGCGTCGATGCCCGTCGTCGTCACCCTCGTCTATCACGCCGAGCGCTCCGCCAACGCCGCGCAGGACACCCAATCCCATTCAGCACCTTGGTATCTGAGCCTGGCGATGATCGTCGCGCTGGTTGTCGTCGGAGCGCTGGCGGGCCGGTTGGCCCGGCTGCCCGGGTCGGGGCTGCTCGGTCCGATGGCGGTGACGATCGTGGTCGAACTCAGTGGGGTGTCCTTCGGGCTGGCCGTACCGGCGGTGCTGGTGTCGGTGTCCTACATGCTGATCGGCTGGCAGGCCGGGGTGGCGTTCACCCGCGAATCGCTGCGGGCGATCGAACGCCTGCTGCCCACGGCGCTCGGATTGATCGTGCTGCTCAACGTCGCCACCGCAGGCCTCGGCGTGGCGCTGTCCACGATCACCGGCGTCAGCCTGCTCGACGGCTATCTGGCCACCAGTCCAGGTGGTATCTACGCCGTGCTGGCCACCGCGGTGGAGACCGGCTCCGACGTCACGTTCATCATCGCCGCGCAGGTGCTGCGGGTGCTGCTGATGCTGTTCGCCGCACCGATGCTGGCCCGCGGATTCCTGCGGCTGGCCTACAGACGCGCCAGCACCGATGCCAGTAGCGAGCCCATCGCGGTGGCCGACGCGCGGCCGGCGGCCAGAACGTCGTCGTGA
- a CDS encoding phospho-sugar mutase, giving the protein MTEEDWIAHDPDPVTAAELAALDPGERAARFARPLTFGTAGLRGPVRGGPDSMNLAVVVRATWAVSRVLTERGFGGSTVVVGRDARHGSAQFASATAEVFAAQGFSVITWENPVPTPVVAFAVRHLGAAAGVQITASHNPRTDNGYKVYFEGGLQIVSPADREIEAAITTAPAADEIPRRPVHTADDTLVDAYVARAATVRRSANGSPRVALTAMHGVGGELALRALHAAGFDDVHTVASQFAPDPDFPTVAFPNPEEPGTADALLQLAGDVGADIAIALDPDADRCAVGIPAPDGWRMLSGDETGWLLGDYILSTLDSADTATSVVASSVVSSALLGKIAADHGARHVVTLTGFKWLARADAGLTGCSLVYAYEEAIGHCVDPAAVRDKDGISAAVLACDLVAHVAAQGMSLTDTLDLLARRHGVHTTAALSRRVADADEAAAMMNRLRQDPPAELAGFAVSATVDGDAVFLTGGDRQTTVRVVVRPSGTEPKVKCYTEVGEAVGADLAAARRRAAALQQRLLASARSW; this is encoded by the coding sequence GTGACTGAAGAGGACTGGATCGCCCACGACCCCGATCCGGTAACGGCCGCCGAGCTGGCCGCCCTGGATCCCGGCGAACGCGCCGCCCGGTTCGCCCGGCCGCTGACGTTCGGCACCGCGGGTCTGCGCGGCCCGGTGCGCGGGGGCCCGGACTCGATGAACCTCGCCGTCGTGGTGCGCGCCACCTGGGCGGTGAGCCGCGTGCTGACCGAGCGCGGCTTCGGCGGTTCCACCGTCGTGGTGGGCCGAGACGCCCGCCACGGATCGGCGCAGTTCGCCAGTGCGACCGCTGAAGTGTTTGCCGCTCAGGGTTTTTCGGTGATCACGTGGGAGAATCCGGTGCCGACGCCGGTCGTCGCCTTCGCGGTCCGGCACCTCGGCGCTGCCGCCGGGGTGCAGATCACCGCCTCACACAATCCGCGTACCGACAACGGCTACAAGGTCTACTTCGAGGGCGGGCTGCAGATCGTCTCCCCCGCCGACCGGGAGATCGAAGCGGCGATCACCACAGCGCCGGCCGCCGACGAGATCCCGCGGCGGCCCGTGCACACTGCCGACGACACCCTGGTCGACGCGTACGTAGCCCGTGCGGCGACGGTGCGGCGGAGCGCCAACGGCAGTCCGCGAGTAGCGCTGACGGCCATGCACGGCGTCGGCGGTGAGCTCGCTCTGCGGGCCCTGCACGCAGCCGGATTCGACGATGTGCACACGGTGGCAAGCCAATTCGCCCCGGATCCGGACTTCCCGACGGTCGCTTTCCCCAACCCCGAGGAACCGGGCACGGCCGACGCGCTGCTGCAACTCGCCGGCGACGTGGGGGCCGACATCGCCATCGCGCTGGATCCCGATGCCGACCGTTGTGCCGTCGGCATTCCCGCTCCCGACGGTTGGCGAATGCTGTCCGGCGACGAAACTGGTTGGCTGCTGGGCGATTACATCCTGTCAACCCTTGACTCCGCAGATACCGCGACCAGTGTGGTGGCCAGCAGTGTGGTGTCGTCTGCGCTGCTCGGCAAGATCGCCGCCGACCACGGCGCCCGGCACGTCGTCACGCTGACCGGGTTCAAATGGCTTGCCCGTGCCGACGCCGGGCTGACCGGGTGCAGCCTGGTCTACGCCTACGAGGAAGCCATCGGTCATTGCGTCGACCCGGCCGCCGTACGGGACAAGGATGGTATCAGTGCCGCGGTGCTCGCCTGCGATCTGGTGGCACACGTTGCCGCCCAGGGCATGTCGCTCACCGACACCCTCGACCTGTTGGCCCGGCGTCATGGCGTGCACACCACCGCAGCACTGTCGCGGCGGGTGGCCGACGCCGACGAGGCGGCGGCGATGATGAACCGCCTCCGTCAAGACCCGCCCGCCGAACTCGCGGGCTTTGCGGTCAGCGCCACGGTGGACGGCGACGCGGTGTTCCTCACCGGCGGCGATCGGCAGACCACGGTGCGGGTGGTGGTCCGCCCCTCGGGGACCGAGCCGAAAGTCAAGTGCTACACCGAAGTCGGCGAAGCCGTCGGCGCCGATCTGGCCGCTGCCCGTCGGCGCGCGGCCGCCCTGCAGCAGCGGCTGCTGGCGAGCGCACGCAGCTGGTAG